The following coding sequences are from one Neurospora crassa OR74A linkage group I, whole genome shotgun sequence window:
- a CDS encoding paired amphipathic helix protein Sin3a → MNSQPQPLHGGGPFDRDRDRELEEQRHRAIQQEELARRERDREQTRERERERERDDAERQHREPYQPATTPHHSSAGSIPIHQPVASRVATTIHSPGGLLANHGGSAPSMPIGAPTGPAPAFGPQLQHESGRPPPHGGPGAAPTTQHQMFAPMSHGPGGPNNSLGGSGGPTSLFGGPLQQENGRGLQQDGVRGMQQMPFGSNMGAGHPMPSGPSGMPQGQQPILNDALSYLDQVKVQFHEQPDVYNKFLDIMKDFKSQTINTPGVITRVSELFAGHPNLIQGFNTFLPPGYRIECGLENNPNSIRVTTPQGSTSFSIGGSRAPQLEPAQPTSGPGQAFLSARPGNWPPSTVQHSIESPEVAYSVPAQNGPAGFSGPNQNAPFENTSPVQQRSAPAGQNGAAGTHAGPAPRNAHTPTPTVAGQPNSNGSVAHQAIIEKRGPVEFNHAISYVNKIKNRFQDKPEIYKQFLEILQTYQREQKPIQDVYSQVTTLFHAAPDLLEDFKQFLPESAAQTRPAGQQRPEDSAAMAVTTPTPQPGLPVRDQQPKMPPVGNFAPPPSASKESKKRARVEKAVPTTAPPASEQPPVSSLRSTIQPAAPTNKRAKLSHKPVVGDGNFIEPTLTPVMPEPLGPIPLSTSGQDDVQFFERVKKHIGNRTAMGEFMKLINLWNLDLIEKDVLIYKANHFMGGNPELLNTLRNMLRHTGTEEVVENRPEPPPGKVSLSNCRGFGPSYRLLPRRERLRPCSGRDELCNSVLNDGWASHPTWASEDSGFVAHRKNGYEEGLHRIEEERHDYDFYIEANQKCIQLLEPIAQQMLTLTPAERAHFKMPAGLGGQSTSIYKRVLKKIYGPEKGCEVANEMFKNPFAVVPIVMARLKQKDEEWRFTQREWEKVWQSQTETMHLKSLDHMGIQVKTNDKRNLSAKHLVDVIKTKHEEQRRLRTTKTKTPRYQFLYGFQDQDLLLDLLRFMVIYANVGGQHNALERRRILEFFETFIPAFFDLPEEKVQERLADIDQDSGEEDEEDSAPAELTNGRTRRGKKSDLLRGVLDPGRNGSRSRGQKEDSTATGSKETTPDVGSANEEEMPDAPDDRAVPEVSNDRWLPTIGPIVLENTKDGKPDGLVDVDGELKADAPFVRAWYNFYCNQNMYVFFTVFQTLYKRLEEVKASKDSVLEEIRRETAVKPAKILGMVNPGLHYFDDKNPETFWPRTVELIEDFINGEIDESRYQDVLRHYYLRKGWTIYTIQDLLKTLCRIGLACNNPDAKGEKTKELVRAYLESRQQETTSFQNEISARKFAEKCIKDADMFVISWYPGKKEASVRWLKKEDTTFYMDEMERIQQWQYYISSYMRQEPTEGVDKKQLQRVFLSRNHAAATEGISEDDYKPKPLAYDEGLVIRICLNSSKMVFEKFTSEWFIYNTTTFDSEEDKVFHEEKQAFQRELRDERLKEKFVTNNSWMKGLSHEEVQAAKDEFQRWKEGGIGMVESQQQPPLQ, encoded by the exons ATGAACTCCCAGCCCCAGCCTCTGCATGGCGGTGGCCCCTTTGATCGCGATCGTGACCGCGAACTCGAGGAGCAAAGACATCGCGCCATTCAACAGGAAGAACTAGCACGACGAGAGAGGGACCGCGAACAGACCCGCGAACGCGAGCGAGAACGTGAGCGCGACGACGCCGAACGTCAGCACCGGGAACCCTATCAACCCGCCACCACCCCTCACCATAGCAGTGCTGGCTCGATCCCCATCCACCAACCGGTCGCCTCTAGAGTTGCAACTACCATTCACAGCCCCGGCGGCTTACTTGCCAATCACGGAGGCTCTGCTCCTTCCATGCCCATTGGCGCACCAACGGGACCTGCTCCCGCTTTCGGCCCGCAACTACAACATGAATCCGGTCGGCCTCCTCCACACGGCGGGCCGGGCGCTGCGCCGACAACCCAACATCAAATGTTCGCCCCAATGTCTCACGGCCCCGGCGGCCCAAATAATTCGTTAGGAGGGTCGGGCGGACCGACGTCTCTCTTTGGCGGTCCTCTCCAGCAGGAGAACGGTCGGGGGTTACAGCAGGACGGTGTGCGTGGCATGCAACAAATGCCCTTTGGCTCCAATATGGGCGCTGGCCACCCCATGCCTTCTGGCCCCAGTGGAATGCCCCAAGGTCAACAGCCGATTCTTAAC GACGCTTTGAGCTATCTCGATCAGGTCAAGGTCCAGTTTCATGAGCAACCAGATGTATACAACAAGTTCTTGGACATCATGAAGGATTTCAAGAGCCAAAC CATAAACACCCCTGGAGTTATCACAAGAGTTTCCGAGCTATTCGCGGGCCATCCAAACCTAATCCAGGGCTTCAATACATTCCTGCCACCCGGCTACCGCATCGAGTGCGGCTTGGAGAACAACCCGAACAGTATTCGCGTTACGACACCTCAAGGCTCCACCTCGTTCTCGATCGGTGGAAGCCGCGCGCCACAACTCGAACCTGCACAACCAACATCAGGTCCCGGTCAGGCCTTCCTAAGTGCACGACCAGGGAATTGGCCGCCATCTACTGTGCAGCACAGCATTGAGAGCCCCGAGGTGGCGTATAGCGTGCCTGCACAAAATGGCCCTGCTGGATTTTCTGGACCTAACCAGAATGCACCCTTCGAGAATACCAGTCCGGTTCAGCAGAGATCCGCCCCAGCCGGCCAGAACGGGGCTGCTGGCACCCATGCTGGGCCAGCGCCTAGAAATGCGCACACGCCCACACCAACGGTGGCCGGCCAGCCCAACTCAAACGGCAGCGTGGCTCATCAAGCAATCATTGAAAAACGGGGGCCAGTTGAGTTTAATCATGCAATTAGCTATGTTAACAAGATCAAA AACCGTTTCCAGGACAAACCCGAAATCTACAAGCAATTTCTCGAAATCCTGCAAACCTACCAGCGCGAACAAAAACCTATTCAAGACGTCTACTCGCAAGTGACCACTCTCTTCCACGCGGCGCCCGACCTGCTCGAAGATTTTAAGCAATTTCTTCCCGAATCGGCCGCGCAAACGCGACCGGCCGGCCAGCAGCGCCCGGAAGACAGCGCGGCGATGGCTGTCACGACGCCAACTCCTCAACCAGGCCTTCCTGTTCGTGATCAACAGCCTAAAATGCCACCGGTCGGCAACTTTGCGCCTCCGCCGAGCGCCAGCAAGGAGAGCAAGAAGCGTGCCCGTGTGGAGAAGGCCGTTCCCACTACCGCACCTCCTGCATCCGAGCAGCCGCCCGTCTCGAGTTTGCGGTCAACCATTCAGCCAGCGGCACCCACCAACAAGCGAGCCAAATTATCACACAAGCCCGTCGTCGGCGATGGCAACTTTATCGAACCTACTTTAACTCCTGTCATGCCGGAACCGCTTGGTCCGATCCCGCTTTCGACCTCCGGCCAAGATGATGTACAATTCTTCGAGAGGGTCAAGAAGCACATCGGCAACAGGACCGCGATGGGCGAGTTTATGAAACTCATCAACCTGTGGAATCTTGACCTGATCGAGAAGGACGTGTTGATCTACAAGGCAAATCACTTCATGGGTGGCAACCCCGAATTGCTGAATACCCTCAGGAACATGCTAAGGCACACCGGCACGGAAGAGGTAGTTGAGAACCGCCCTGAACCACCGCCAGGCAAGGTTTCTTTGAGCAACTGCCGCGGTTTCGGTCCTAGCTATCGCCTTCTCCCTAGACGG GAACGTCTCCGTCCTTGTAGCGGTCGCGACGAGCTGTGCAATTCGGTACTCAACGATGGTTGGGCCTCACATCCGACGTGGGCTTCGGAAGATTCGGGCTTCGTTGCGCATCGCAAGAACGGTTACGAAGAGGGACTCCATCGTATCGAAGAGGAGCGACATGACTACGACTTCTACATCGAAGCCAACCAAAAGTGCATCCAGCTCCTGGAGCCGATCGCCCAACAAATGCTTACGCTTACCCCCGCGGAGCGAGCACACTTCAAGATGCCTGCAGGTCTTGGTGGGCAGAGTACTTCGATCTACAAGCGAGTCTTGAAGAAGATCTACGGGCCAGAGAAGGGCTGTGAAGTCGCCAACGAAATGTTTAAGAACCCTTTCGCTGTTGTGCCCATCGTGATGGCTCGTCTCAAACAAAAAGATGAAGAGTGGAGGTTCACCCAG CGCGAATGGGAGAAAGTCTGGCAGAGCCAAACCGAAACGATGCATCTCAAGAGCCTGGACCACATGGGTATTCAGGTGAAGACGAATGACAAACGCAATCTTTCCGCAAAGCATCTGGTCGACGTTATCAAGACCAAGCATGAAGAACAACGCCGACTGCGAACGACTAAAACAAAGACACCTCGTTACCAATTCCTGTATGGGTTCCAAGATCAGGATcttctccttgacctcctccgtTTCATGGTCATTTATGCGAATGTGGGTGGCCAGCACAACGCTCTGGAGAGGAGACGTATATTGGAGTTCTTTGAAACGTTCATCCCGGCATTCTTTGACCTTCCAGAAGAGAAGGTGCAAGAAAGACTTGCTGATATTGACCAAGATTctggagaagaggatgaagaagactcGGCGCCCGCTGAGCTCACCAATGGCAGGACGCGACGCGGTAAAAAATCCGACCTACTTCGCGGCGTCCTTGATCCGGGCCGTAATGGTAGTCGTAGCCGGGGCCAAAAGGAAGATAGCACAGCAACAGGAAGCAAGGAGACGACACCGGATGTCGGGTCTGCTaatgaggaggagatgcCCGATGCGCCAGATGATCGGGCTGTCCCGGAGGTCTCGAATGACCGCTGGTTGCCCACGATTGGTCCCATCGTCTTAGAGAACACCAAGGATGGTAAGCCTGATGGACTTGTCGATGTCGATGGTGAACTGAAGGCGGATGCACCCTTTGTTCGTGCCTGGTACAACTTCTACTGCAACCAGAACATGTATGTGTTCTTCACTGTTTTCCAGACGCTGTACAAGCGCCtcgaggaggtcaaggccaGCAAAGACAGCGTCCTTGAGGAGATCCGCCGGGAGACTGCTGTTAAGCCCGCAAAGATCCTTGGCATGGTCAACCCAGGCCTGCACTACTTCGACGACAAGAACCCGGAGACATTCTGGCCTCGTACCGTCGAGCTGATTGAGGATTTCATCAACGGCGAGATTGACGAGAGCCGGTATCAAGACGTGCTCCGGCACTACTATCTTCGCAAGGGATGGACAATTTACACGATCCAAGATCTGCTCAAGACACTTTGTCGCATTGGTCTTGCCTGCAACAACCCAGACGCCAAGGGCGAGAAGACCAAGGAGCTCGTTAGGGCATACCTGGAGAGTCGTCAGCAGGAGACCACCAGCTTCCAGAACGAGATCAGCGCTCGTAAATTTGCGGAGAAGTGCATCAAAGATGCCGATATGTTCGTCATCAGCTGG TATCCGGGCAAGAAGGAAGCTTCCGTGCGCTGGCTGAAAAAGGAAGACACCACCTTCTACATGGACGAGATGGAGCGCATCCAGCAATGGCAGTACTATATCTCTTCTTACATGCGTCAAGAGCCCACGGAAGGAGTAGATAAAAAGCAACTCCAGAGGGTATTCCTCTCCCGCAACCACGCCGCGGCGACAGAGGGTATCTCCGAAGATGATTATAAACCCAAGCCACTTGCATATGACGAGGGCCTGGTGATTAGGATTTGCCTCAATTCGTCCAAGATGGTGTTTGAAAAATTCACTTCGGAATGGTTCATctacaacaccaccaccttcgACTCGGAAGAGGACAAGGTTTTCCACGAGGAGAAGCAGGCGTTCCAGAGAGAGCTGCGCGATGAACGCCTCAAGGAGAAGTTTGTGACAAATAACTCCTGGATGAAGGGCCTGAGCCATGAGGAAGTCCAAGCAGCCAAGGACGAGTTTCAGAGGTGGAAAGAGGGAGGCATCGGTATGGTCGagtcgcagcagcagccgccctTACAATAG
- a CDS encoding FAS1 domain-containing protein has protein sequence MRFTPYLVLAPTAAVAFAQLFDPLHRTASDIQQQSQSQSVNHAQIPLAKPAVGLGPAMPPSGAPQADGPANAGGGSSVMLSDVMGRDKSINLFAGFLRSIESPSQRLDDPARNTTVLAPLNSAIENLPRKPWEDPRDYSALGANAYEGEDGQGRAQRNLRRFVEAHLIPTSPWPAGEKIKPVGGDTEVWWEEKDGVKRIQPGDIEVLNVGSSVVNGEVWILKGVRNAS, from the exons ATGCGGTTCACTCCTTACCTCGTCCTTGCGCCAACTGCAGCAGTCGCCTTCGCTCAACTCTTTGATCCTCTGCATCGAACCGCTTCTGATATCCAGCAACAATCACAGTCGCAGTCGGTCAACCACGCGCAAATACCACTCGCAAAGCCTGCCGTAGGACTCGGCCCAGCCATGCCGCCTTCCGGAGCGCCCCAAGCAGATGGCCCCGCGAACGCAGGGGGTGGCAGCTCTGTCATGCTTTCGGATGTCATGGGTCGAGATAAGAGCATAAATCTTTTTGCAGG ATTCCTTAGGAGCATCGAGTCTCCATCGCAGCGTTTAGACGATCCGGCCAGGAATACGACTGTCCTCGCGCCCCTCAACTCGGCGATAGAAAACCTTCCACGGAAGCCATGGGAAGACCCAAGAGACTACAGCGCTTTGGGCGCAAATGCATATGAAGGCGAGGATGGACAGGGGAGAGCGCAGCGCAACCTGCGCAGGTTCGTCGAGGCTCATTTGATTCCAACCAGCCCATGGCCGGCGGGGGAGAAGATCAAGCCGGTGGGCGGTGATACGGAGGTCTGGTGGGAGGAGAAAGACGGTGTGAAACGT ATCCAACCTGGAGACATCGAGGTTCTTAATGTAGGTAGCAGTGTCGTCAATGGCGAAGTG TGGATCTTGAAAGGCGTTCGGAATGCCTCCTGA
- a CDS encoding C6 finger domain-containing protein, protein MSNDPSVRRLLPQTSQMGAFTFAPPAYQQPPRETQKNYVFVDEHNRHKRLKVMRACEGCRRRKIKCDAATTNTWPCSACIRLKLHCVRPNGFDGAAEPQVYEPPRAQFDSSPVPESYHQQQLALTDHQQLLTHAQAPKATPIYPPQTSFQDTAALYHTVPYTQPQAVPQNLQYAAVHSAYATPDSFPTPPSMHQVPQVSQLPQISQHPSSPEDFQSEYAQQDLADLLGSLKVNEAGTAPYLNSKMRSADDEEPSVEETEEDQFTKNLPPLTAGKIRIPPALMPSEDLCLHYFDLYFTHTHPYVPVLDKNQFYHQWHNNREAISPLILEAIFAIANRLADDAAQGQQWLYLATRHADSFLDVPRLSTLQASLILLKAREQAPKKGYYYRSWMSIVQCVTMAKDLGLDEHYADHQAGRSCGLSPAECQLRDRIWQTIFIVEIMIGTPQGKTDLAVEEETVNFEVPRPLPNGDTSEYHVSRNFVYFSRVVRNVCRMSRVYSRLKRNKEWGIDPEFVQIRPAMDAWLTDLPHDLQLDFPVDGSPPWLPSSFVGNMHSYYHLSIILFYRPQLAHMTPTGTGGQWKQHMLVSYRAAKMLCRLQEGIINQFGIAGLQCMQRGINFTLYAVLACIVLHLVALTSPDPALNAESREYFTRHMRVLEKCMGAWPMPDMQRQIDSVREAFSQDIRKPFVLKPSFPYGSPSSTSHPSPPGPSYRSDMSRTSSIDHQLDTHVQHSHVSYTTHPLSPPISIGPMDSKSDSHDLQSLAMMSSGHGTQASSMAQTMPLTDAPAWNPSRIFDQWNAQFGNPQVQHPSQLTNHASPLSLPSSGASETSLQDLQAAQAQLSPVSQQMPQYPTNPVQTFVTPAMWQESVASVYEGGLKRSWGDYDGHMPVKRNR, encoded by the exons ATGTCGAACGACCCGTCAGTGCGCCGGCTGCTCCCGCAGACTTCGCAGATGGGTGCATTTACCTTTGCGCCGCCTGCTTACCAGCAACCGCCACGCGAAACTCAGAAAA ACTATGTCTTCGTTGACGAACACAATCGCCACAAGCGGTTGAAGG TTATGAGAGCCTGCGAAGGAtgccgaagaaggaagatcaAGTGCgacgccgccaccaccaacacttgGCCCTGTTCGGCATGCATCCGCCTCAAGCTTCATTGCGTTCGGCCAAATGGATTTGATGGAGCCGCCGAACCCCAAGTTTACGAACCCCCACGTGCCCAGTTTGACTCGTCACCTGTTCCGGAGAGTtatcaccagcagcaactggCTTTGACCGACCACCAACAGCTCCTTACGCATGCTCAAGCTCCCAAAGCCACGCCGATATATCCTCCTCAAACCTCCTTCCAGGACACGGCAGCGCTGTACCATACAGTGCCGTACACGCAGCCGCAAGCTGTACCCCAGAACCTCCAGTATGCTGCCGTGCACTCTGCATATGCGACCCCGGATTCCTTTCCGACGCCCCCCTCCATGCACCAGGTACCCCAGGTGTCACAGCTACCTCAAATTTCTCAACATCCTTCTTCACCTGAGGACTTTCAATCCGAATATGCGCAGCAGGACTTGGCAGACCTTCTGGGTTCGCTCAAGGTCAACGAAGCAGGAACAG CTCCGTATTTAAACAGCAAAATGCGATCGGCCGATGATGAAGAGCCCTCCGTAGAAGAGACCGAAGAGGACCAGTTTACGAAGAACCTGCCGCCTCTGACGGCGGGCAAGATTCGCATACCGCCCGCTTTGATGCCGTCGGAAGATCTGTGCCTCCACTACTTCGATCTCTACTTTACGCACACGCATCCTTATGTTCCAGTGCTGGACAAGAATCAGTTCTATCATCAGTGGCACAATAACCGGGAGGCTATTTCGCCCCTTATCCTTGAGGCCATTTTTGCGATTGCTAATCGTCTGGCTGATGATGCGGCGCAAGGCCAGCAGTGGCTGTATCTTGCAACAC GACATGCCGATTCGTTTCTTGATGTACCTCGATTGAGCACCCTTCAGGCATCATTGATCCTTCTCAAGGCGAGGGAACAGGCACCGAAGAAGGGCTACTACTACCGCTCTTGGATGAGTATTGTCCAATGTGTTACAATGGCTAAGGACCTTGGGCTGGACGAGCACTATGCTGATCACCAAGCCGGTCGATCATGTGGCTTAAGTCCTGCAGAGTGTCAGCTGAGAGACAGGATTTGGCAGACTATCTTCATCGTGGAGATCATGATTGGTACTCCTCAAG GAAAAACGGATCTTGCGGTCGAAGAAGAGACTGTCAATTTTGAAGTTCCGAGACCCTTGCCCAACGGCGACACGTCGGAGTATCATGTATCCCGAAattttgtttacttttctAGGGTTGTCCGCAACGTCTGCCGGATGAGCAGAGTTTATTCACGCCTCAAGAGAAATAAGGAGTGGGGTATCGACCCTGAATTCGTTCAGATTAGGCCTGCCATGGACGCATGGTTAACTGACCTACCACATGACCTTCAGCTTGATTTCCCTGTTGATGGGTCGCCTCCGTGGTTGCCCTCCTCGTTTGTCGGCAATATGCATTCGTATTATCACCTTAGCATCATTTTGTTCTACAGGCCTCAGCTGGCCCACATGACGCCGACAGGTACTGGAGGTCAATGGAAGCAGCACATGCTGGTCTCATACCGAGCCGCCAAGATGCTCTGCAGGTTACAAGAAGGCATTATCAACCAGTTTGGCATTGCCGGGTTACAGTGCATGCAGCGAGGTATCAACTTCACGCTATACGCGGTCCTCGCTTGTATCGTATTGCATTTA GTCGCTTTGACATCACCGGATCCGGCCCTCAACGCGGAGTCGCGAGAATACTTCACACGCCACATGCGGGTATTAGAGAAATGTATGGGTGCTTGGCCAATGCCCGATATGCAGCGGCAGATCGATTCTGTTCGGGAAGCCTTTTCCCAGGATATCAGGAAGCCGTTTGTTCTGAAGCCTAGCTTCCCCTACGGAAGCCCATCGTCAACCTCGCATCCAAGCCCACCAGGGCCGTCGTATCGATCCGATATGTCGAGGACTAGCTCCATCGACCATCAGCTCGATACGCATGTGCAACATTCTCACGTTAGTTACACCACTCATCCCCTTTCACCGCCCATTTCGATTGGTCCAATGGACAGCAAGAGTGACTCCCATGATTTACAGTCACTTGCAATGATGTCTTCCGGTCACGGGACACAAGCATCTTCCATGGCGCAGACAATGCCACTCACGGACGCCCCCGCGTGGAACCCGTCTCGCATTTTTGA TCAATGGAATGCCCAGTTTGGCAACCCCCAGGTTCAGCATCCTTCTCAGCTCACCAACCATGCCAGTCCATTGTCTCTTCCCTCTTCTGGCGCCTCGGAAACTAGCCTCCAAGACTTGCAGGCGGCCCAGGCTCAACTTTCTCCCGTTTCACAGCAGATGCCGCAGTACCCAACCAACCCTGTACAGACCTTCGTCACTCCTGCGATGTGGCAAGAGTCTGTGGCTAGTGTCTACGAGGGAGGCCTCAAGCGTTCATGGGGCGATTACGATGGTCATATGCCAGTCAAGCGTAACCGATAA
- a CDS encoding C6 finger domain-containing protein, variant codes for MSNDPSVRRLLPQTSQMGAFTFAPPAYQQPPRETQKNYVFVDEHNRHKRLKVMRACEGCRRRKIKCDAATTNTWPCSACIRLKLHCVRPNGFDGAAEPQVYEPPRAQFDSSPVPESYHQQQLALTDHQQLLTHAQAPKATPIYPPQTSFQDTAALYHTVPYTQPQAVPQNLQYAAVHSAYATPDSFPTPPSMHQVPQVSQLPQISQHPSSPEDFQSEYAQQDLADLLGSLKVNEAGTAPYLNSKMRSADDEEPSVEETEEDQFTKNLPPLTAGKIRIPPALMPSEDLCLHYFDLYFTHTHPYVPVLDKNQFYHQWHNNREAISPLILEAIFAIANRLADDAAQGQQWLYLATRHADSFLDVPRLSTLQASLILLKAREQAPKKGYYYRSWMSIVQCVTMAKDLGLDEHYADHQAGRSCGLSPAECQLRDRIWQTIFIVEIMIGTPQGKTDLAVEEETVNFEVPRPLPNGDTSEYHVSRNFVYFSRVVRNVCRMSRVYSRLKRNKEWGIDPEFVQIRPAMDAWLTDLPHDLQLDFPVDGSPPWLPSSFVGNMHSYYHLSIILFYRPQLAHMTPTGTGGQWKQHMLVSYRAAKMLCRLQEGIINQFGIAGLQCMQRGINFTLYAVLACIVLHLVALTSPDPALNAESREYFTRHMRVLEKCMGAWPMPDMQRQIDSVREAFSQDIRKPFVLKPSFPYGSPSSTSHPSPPGPSYRSDMSRTSSIDHQLDTHVQHSHSLAMMSSGHGTQASSMAQTMPLTDAPAWNPSRIFDQWNAQFGNPQVQHPSQLTNHASPLSLPSSGASETSLQDLQAAQAQLSPVSQQMPQYPTNPVQTFVTPAMWQESVASVYEGGLKRSWGDYDGHMPVKRNR; via the exons ATGTCGAACGACCCGTCAGTGCGCCGGCTGCTCCCGCAGACTTCGCAGATGGGTGCATTTACCTTTGCGCCGCCTGCTTACCAGCAACCGCCACGCGAAACTCAGAAAA ACTATGTCTTCGTTGACGAACACAATCGCCACAAGCGGTTGAAGG TTATGAGAGCCTGCGAAGGAtgccgaagaaggaagatcaAGTGCgacgccgccaccaccaacacttgGCCCTGTTCGGCATGCATCCGCCTCAAGCTTCATTGCGTTCGGCCAAATGGATTTGATGGAGCCGCCGAACCCCAAGTTTACGAACCCCCACGTGCCCAGTTTGACTCGTCACCTGTTCCGGAGAGTtatcaccagcagcaactggCTTTGACCGACCACCAACAGCTCCTTACGCATGCTCAAGCTCCCAAAGCCACGCCGATATATCCTCCTCAAACCTCCTTCCAGGACACGGCAGCGCTGTACCATACAGTGCCGTACACGCAGCCGCAAGCTGTACCCCAGAACCTCCAGTATGCTGCCGTGCACTCTGCATATGCGACCCCGGATTCCTTTCCGACGCCCCCCTCCATGCACCAGGTACCCCAGGTGTCACAGCTACCTCAAATTTCTCAACATCCTTCTTCACCTGAGGACTTTCAATCCGAATATGCGCAGCAGGACTTGGCAGACCTTCTGGGTTCGCTCAAGGTCAACGAAGCAGGAACAG CTCCGTATTTAAACAGCAAAATGCGATCGGCCGATGATGAAGAGCCCTCCGTAGAAGAGACCGAAGAGGACCAGTTTACGAAGAACCTGCCGCCTCTGACGGCGGGCAAGATTCGCATACCGCCCGCTTTGATGCCGTCGGAAGATCTGTGCCTCCACTACTTCGATCTCTACTTTACGCACACGCATCCTTATGTTCCAGTGCTGGACAAGAATCAGTTCTATCATCAGTGGCACAATAACCGGGAGGCTATTTCGCCCCTTATCCTTGAGGCCATTTTTGCGATTGCTAATCGTCTGGCTGATGATGCGGCGCAAGGCCAGCAGTGGCTGTATCTTGCAACAC GACATGCCGATTCGTTTCTTGATGTACCTCGATTGAGCACCCTTCAGGCATCATTGATCCTTCTCAAGGCGAGGGAACAGGCACCGAAGAAGGGCTACTACTACCGCTCTTGGATGAGTATTGTCCAATGTGTTACAATGGCTAAGGACCTTGGGCTGGACGAGCACTATGCTGATCACCAAGCCGGTCGATCATGTGGCTTAAGTCCTGCAGAGTGTCAGCTGAGAGACAGGATTTGGCAGACTATCTTCATCGTGGAGATCATGATTGGTACTCCTCAAG GAAAAACGGATCTTGCGGTCGAAGAAGAGACTGTCAATTTTGAAGTTCCGAGACCCTTGCCCAACGGCGACACGTCGGAGTATCATGTATCCCGAAattttgtttacttttctAGGGTTGTCCGCAACGTCTGCCGGATGAGCAGAGTTTATTCACGCCTCAAGAGAAATAAGGAGTGGGGTATCGACCCTGAATTCGTTCAGATTAGGCCTGCCATGGACGCATGGTTAACTGACCTACCACATGACCTTCAGCTTGATTTCCCTGTTGATGGGTCGCCTCCGTGGTTGCCCTCCTCGTTTGTCGGCAATATGCATTCGTATTATCACCTTAGCATCATTTTGTTCTACAGGCCTCAGCTGGCCCACATGACGCCGACAGGTACTGGAGGTCAATGGAAGCAGCACATGCTGGTCTCATACCGAGCCGCCAAGATGCTCTGCAGGTTACAAGAAGGCATTATCAACCAGTTTGGCATTGCCGGGTTACAGTGCATGCAGCGAGGTATCAACTTCACGCTATACGCGGTCCTCGCTTGTATCGTATTGCATTTA GTCGCTTTGACATCACCGGATCCGGCCCTCAACGCGGAGTCGCGAGAATACTTCACACGCCACATGCGGGTATTAGAGAAATGTATGGGTGCTTGGCCAATGCCCGATATGCAGCGGCAGATCGATTCTGTTCGGGAAGCCTTTTCCCAGGATATCAGGAAGCCGTTTGTTCTGAAGCCTAGCTTCCCCTACGGAAGCCCATCGTCAACCTCGCATCCAAGCCCACCAGGGCCGTCGTATCGATCCGATATGTCGAGGACTAGCTCCATCGACCATCAGCTCGATACGCATGTGCAACATTCTCAC TCACTTGCAATGATGTCTTCCGGTCACGGGACACAAGCATCTTCCATGGCGCAGACAATGCCACTCACGGACGCCCCCGCGTGGAACCCGTCTCGCATTTTTGA TCAATGGAATGCCCAGTTTGGCAACCCCCAGGTTCAGCATCCTTCTCAGCTCACCAACCATGCCAGTCCATTGTCTCTTCCCTCTTCTGGCGCCTCGGAAACTAGCCTCCAAGACTTGCAGGCGGCCCAGGCTCAACTTTCTCCCGTTTCACAGCAGATGCCGCAGTACCCAACCAACCCTGTACAGACCTTCGTCACTCCTGCGATGTGGCAAGAGTCTGTGGCTAGTGTCTACGAGGGAGGCCTCAAGCGTTCATGGGGCGATTACGATGGTCATATGCCAGTCAAGCGTAACCGATAA